From a region of the Lactuca sativa cultivar Salinas chromosome 4, Lsat_Salinas_v11, whole genome shotgun sequence genome:
- the LOC111899734 gene encoding GDSL esterase/lipase At1g74460, whose amino-acid sequence MFLGFIMKISPINTLVFIFFVVILSPSLSDADTTAVFIIGDSLYDVGTNTYLLKSIAKANFPWYGIDFFNSTPNGRFCNGQNLADFTTKIAFGESVTSPPPFQAIHRGGINFQERLMEALDINSTRHWEGPIKKFTLASTKAKENPGKGVNFASSGCGIIDATSAIDQAVSITQQLKEVKFVYGNLSSQLGADKAKEYFEKATFVICIGNNDVNFFALFRYKLEPDPYIDKLIQSYNNTLTTLYKLGARKFGIFGVPYVGCSPLMRVTIKGGNCSKTANDLAQQFNIKLEGLLVRMQENSEDMHFSYANSYNLLYDIYMNPATYKIKYVNTACCGLGRFRAMSNCNPIARLCKDRKEYLFWDVSHPSQYIAQLMMEKFAFGEARYVGPITWSELVNI is encoded by the exons ATGTTTTTGGGTTTCATCATGAAGATAAGTCCCATCAACACTCTCGTCTTTATCTTTTTTGTAGTGATTCTTTCTCCAAGCTTGTCTGATGCCGATACTACGGCTGTTTTCATAATCGGTGACTCATTATATGACGTTGGAACAAATACATACTTACTAAAATCGATTGCAAAAGCCAATTTCCCGTGGTATGGTATCGACTTTTTCAACTCGACTCCTAATGGAAGGTTTTGCAATGGTCAAAACCTAGCAGATTTTACAA CTAAAATCGCATTTGGAGAATCCGTGACAAGTCCACCACCATTTCAAGCAATTCATCGCGGCGGAATCAATTTCCAGGAAAGGCTCATGGAAGCACTTGACATCAACTCAACAAGACATTGGGAGGGTCCCATTAAAAAATTTACTTTGGCATCGACTAAAGCGAAGGAGAACCCTGGCAAAGGCGTAAACTTTGCATCATCAGGATGTGGGATTATTGACGCCACCTCAGCAATAGAT CAAGCTGTGTCGATAACCCAACAACTCAAAGAAGTAAAGTTTGTTTATGGAAATCTAAGTTCGCAATTGGGTGCTGATAAGGCCAAGGAGTATTTTGAAAAAGCAACGTTTGTTATATGTATTGGCAACAATGATGTCAACTTTTTTGCCCTATTTCGATATAAGTTGGAACCAGACCCATACATTGACAAACTTATCCAAAGTTACAACAACACCCTAACG ACTTTATACAAGCTGGGAGCAAGGAAGTTCGGGATCTTTGGTGTGCCATATGTTGGATGCAGTCCCTTAATGAGAGTCACTATTAAGGGTGGAAACTGTTCAAAAACAGCAAATGATTTGGCACAACAATTCAATATTAAACTCGAAGGACTTTTGGTACGAATGCAGGAAAATTCAGAGGACATGCATTTTTCGTATGCAAATTCATATAACCTACTTTATGATATCTACATGAACCCTGCTACGTATA AAATTAAGTATGTAAATACGGCGTGTTGTGGATTGGGAAGGTTTAGAGCGATGAGCAATTGTAATCCGATCGCCAGGTTGTGTAAGGACAGAAAAGAGTATCTTTTTTGGGATGTGTCTCATCCATCACAATACATTGCTCAACTTATGATGGAAAAGTTTGCATTTGGTGAAGCGAGATATGTAGGACCAATAACTTGGTCCGAGTTGGTGAACatataa